One Epinephelus fuscoguttatus linkage group LG16, E.fuscoguttatus.final_Chr_v1 genomic window, TCAAGTCAGAAGGTTGATGAAGACATTATACATGCGCTTCTTGATTCTAAAAGGGTGTGTATTAACTCCACAATGTATTTTAACTGAATTgacaatttaaatttaaattcctttgaatttaaactgaaaaatacaTTGATTATTTCAGCCCCCAAAGAAAGAACTGCAAGACGCTTGTGGCGCACTTGGTGTCAGTTCCGAGGGATCAATAGCAGACTTAATCAACCGACTAGAGGAGCTGTTGAACTTCAAGGAGCTGTACCCAAAGCTCTttgtcaaaatacaaaaaacaggaggtgagaaatagaaaaaaaatccagtgtttTACAAAACATGTGACTAAATTCATGGatgaaaatgtatcaaaattaTGCTTTCTTCTCCAGGTGGTGTGTTGCACTTCTCCTGTACCCATGGAGTTGTGTACTATGTGAATTTCTTGTTTTGGGCTGAATCTGCGAGAGATCATGTCGATGGCCTTCTAAGTTTCAAGAGTTTCCCAACAGTTTACATTTCAGATTTTGCAGGCCAGGTTGCACGGCACATCAATAACAGAACACAGCAGAAGTACTTCCAACCCAATGATGGTCGGCTGTGTGCATcgtcaaaacaaaacatccaaGCAGCCTTAGATAAGAAACTTGAGGTGGACCTTGAGTGGGTCAATAACCTCAGGTCTCCAGCAGCACCACATCAACAAGGACAGGACAAAGACCGGTTCACTGCAGCACATCCTATCACAAAAACTCACCACAGATATGCGCTGTATGACAGGTTTCATCAAAAGAATCAGAAGAGACTGGAGGAAAAACTAAGAAGCCTGAACATCTGCCCTGCTCTACGCTCAGAGATAAATTCCTCTGTGGCAGAACAGTTCAACCGTGAGCTGGCAGCATTCCGGTATTCTGCGTGTCAAATGAAGGAGGCACATTTTAAACAGACTGTTCAAGTTCTCGTTGAActgcacaacaacaaaatcaaccATCGCTTCATCAAAAACATGTCAACGATTTGCAGCACACCACTGACGTTAGGACGGCACGGCACGCTGGTGTTGGAATCTTCAGGTCAATAACACCTACAGTGTTTatgataaattatttattaaattcctattccatatgtttttttttgacattgttGGGCATtgtagcagaaaaaaacaaacaaatattctCCTTTTGCACATGCTGCAACATTCAGCATAGTCATGTGTACTATCTTCTTTGAGAAAAAATGTTTCTCCAATGATGTGAACTATTACCTTTTTAAGTAAATGCTGAGTATGAAAGCGATTTTCATTTGGTCAATTATGATAACATGACAATACACTATTTTGTAGTTGAGCAAACAGCCACTGGCAAACGTACAGACTCGGAGCCAGCCATGGCAAAGGTCAATGCATTCTCGACCCAGAGGTACATCATTGATGACACAGACACGGTGAGATTTGCTATGAAAAAGATCATTTTCCCTACTACACAGTCACATAAATGTACATTTGGGTTAT contains:
- the LOC125903981 gene encoding uncharacterized protein LOC125903981 — encoded protein: MGKHTRVGNILPKTEIKKGLKKKSGESSQKVDEDIIHALLDSKRPPKKELQDACGALGVSSEGSIADLINRLEELLNFKELYPKLFVKIQKTGGGVLHFSCTHGVVYYVNFLFWAESARDHVDGLLSFKSFPTVYISDFAGQVARHINNRTQQKYFQPNDGRLCASSKQNIQAALDKKLEVDLEWVNNLRSPAAPHQQGQDKDRFTAAHPITKTHHRYALYDRFHQKNQKRLEEKLRSLNICPALRSEINSSVAEQFNRELAAFRYSACQMKEAHFKQTVQVLVELHNNKINHRFIKNMSTICSTPLTLGRHGTLVLESSVEQTATGKRTDSEPAMAKVNAFSTQRYIIDDTDTEKLRTLLTGSRDETKVIATINRRFPLSIKDVCSVCPVELLGESAWVMPWLTDDAVNYRVAQLARGNSKTATLGHFEFILWHRQWIKNKNVDDSLLNLLPVSSHTIVDNIKKDNDC